The Acidianus infernus genome window below encodes:
- a CDS encoding DUF3211 domain-containing protein produces the protein MRISVEIETKHESNALLVVLSDPSFVLPNLFPPIKEVKISEGKYTCKGKFLGTPFEIVGNYYFSTEGRIKYVFTINKGGNGNLEFLIEQGKVTLIFDYDGWFEKISRLFISRWINEFKKNFEEKVRLKRIESKI, from the coding sequence ATGAGAATTAGCGTTGAAATAGAAACCAAGCATGAAAGTAATGCGTTGTTAGTAGTTCTGTCTGATCCTTCATTTGTATTACCCAATTTATTCCCTCCAATTAAGGAAGTTAAAATAAGTGAAGGAAAATACACTTGTAAAGGAAAATTCCTAGGAACGCCTTTCGAAATAGTCGGCAATTATTATTTCTCAACTGAGGGAAGAATAAAATATGTCTTTACAATAAATAAAGGCGGAAATGGAAATTTGGAGTTTTTGATTGAGCAAGGCAAGGTTACATTGATATTCGACTATGATGGATGGTTTGAAAAAATCTCTAGATTATTTATATCTAGGTGGATCAATGAGTTTAAGAAGAATTTTGAGGAAAAAGTTAGGTTAAAAAGAATTGAAAGTAAAATTTAA
- a CDS encoding 2-oxoacid:ferredoxin oxidoreductase subunit alpha yields the protein MSRYSWMIGGAQGLGVDTSATIFGNAVARAGYYLYGNREYYSNIKGRHSYFQVVFSEKPIHSISSTVNVLATFDAETIFQHFTEVTDFIIYDKGVEGTNVDMVRSMEPEIAERIRELLSKNGLGDTVKDVISYLEKKGVKAIPINYLELLKKVADAYKLPLSVVERAKNIIAVAASMSLFGFKLDYLKQAISSLFKNDLFIKFNTMAAELGYSLTENHYKLQEIPVSKPRIQVDGNTISAIGKLAAGLRFQSYYPITPASDESTYIEANQNLDMIVEAGELRKGGAVVVQAEDELAAINMAIGATLTGARAATATSGPGFALMAEGISWAGMNEAPVVITYYMRGAPSTGLPTRSGQGDLKFALNVGHGEFPRIVIASGDHEEIFWDAIWAFNLAEKYQTPVIHIIEKTLANAYSVFDEDRILGKKIPIERGKIVKPSEDFFRRFEITEDGISPRAFLGEASMFYAGDEHNEEGHITEGTENRIKMYEKRMKKLETADKEIPEELRVNIVGDGNIVLLTWGSPKGAIIDAMDELKDVMMIQVKMFNPYPKNLMRKLLQGKSKIIAVENNYEAQGAQILTENTGIFPTNYILKWTGRAITREEIIEGVKQIVEKGEKRVVLSAGA from the coding sequence ATGTCACGATATTCTTGGATGATAGGAGGGGCACAAGGTTTAGGAGTAGATACTTCAGCAACAATTTTTGGAAATGCAGTAGCAAGAGCTGGTTACTATCTTTATGGTAATAGAGAGTACTATTCCAACATTAAAGGTAGACATTCGTATTTTCAAGTAGTATTTAGTGAAAAGCCTATACATAGTATTTCCTCTACTGTAAACGTGTTAGCGACATTCGATGCAGAGACTATCTTCCAACATTTCACAGAAGTTACTGATTTTATTATTTATGATAAAGGAGTGGAAGGAACAAATGTAGACATGGTCAGATCTATGGAACCAGAAATAGCTGAACGAATAAGGGAATTATTATCTAAAAACGGATTAGGAGATACAGTAAAAGACGTCATATCTTACCTTGAAAAAAAGGGAGTAAAAGCCATACCAATCAATTATCTAGAGTTATTAAAGAAAGTAGCCGACGCATATAAATTACCTTTGTCTGTAGTTGAGAGAGCAAAGAATATCATAGCTGTAGCTGCCTCTATGTCTCTCTTTGGTTTTAAATTAGATTACTTAAAACAAGCAATATCTTCTCTATTTAAGAACGATCTTTTTATTAAATTCAATACAATGGCAGCCGAATTGGGATATAGCTTAACGGAGAACCATTATAAATTGCAAGAAATTCCTGTTTCAAAACCCAGAATACAAGTTGATGGAAATACAATATCTGCAATAGGAAAACTAGCTGCGGGTCTTAGATTCCAATCTTATTATCCTATTACTCCAGCAAGCGACGAAAGTACATATATCGAGGCTAATCAAAATCTCGATATGATAGTTGAGGCGGGCGAATTAAGAAAAGGAGGCGCAGTTGTTGTTCAAGCCGAAGATGAATTAGCAGCAATAAATATGGCTATAGGTGCAACATTAACTGGAGCTAGAGCGGCTACCGCAACTTCTGGTCCGGGCTTTGCTTTAATGGCTGAAGGAATAAGCTGGGCTGGAATGAACGAGGCACCAGTAGTTATAACATATTATATGAGAGGTGCTCCATCAACAGGCTTACCAACAAGATCTGGCCAAGGAGATTTAAAATTTGCACTTAACGTTGGCCATGGAGAATTTCCTAGGATAGTTATAGCTTCTGGAGACCATGAGGAAATTTTCTGGGACGCAATTTGGGCTTTCAATTTAGCTGAGAAGTATCAAACGCCGGTAATTCATATTATTGAGAAAACATTAGCTAATGCATATTCAGTATTTGATGAAGATCGCATATTAGGTAAGAAAATTCCTATAGAAAGAGGAAAAATAGTGAAACCTAGCGAAGACTTTTTCAGAAGGTTTGAAATAACAGAAGATGGAATTTCTCCTAGAGCTTTCTTAGGAGAGGCAAGCATGTTTTATGCAGGAGACGAACACAATGAGGAAGGGCATATAACTGAAGGAACAGAAAATAGAATAAAAATGTATGAAAAGAGAATGAAGAAACTAGAAACTGCGGATAAAGAAATCCCAGAGGAACTAAGAGTCAACATTGTAGGCGACGGCAACATCGTGCTATTAACTTGGGGTTCTCCTAAGGGAGCAATAATAGATGCTATGGACGAATTAAAAGATGTAATGATGATTCAAGTGAAAATGTTTAATCCCTACCCAAAGAACTTGATGAGAAAGTTACTTCAAGGAAAGAGTAAGATAATAGCTGTTGAGAACAATTATGAGGCACAAGGAGCTCAAATACTTACAGAAAATACTGGAATCTTCCCAACCAATTACATATTAAAATGGACAGGAAGAGCTATAACTAGGGAAGAAATAATTGAAGGCGTAAAACAAATTGTTGAAAAAGGAGAAAAGAGGGTGGTGTTAAGTGCAGGAGCATAA
- a CDS encoding 2-oxoacid:ferredoxin oxidoreductase subunit beta, protein MQEHKPVFVDWCPGCGNFGILRAEEMAIKELGIDPKKVIVVSGIGCSGKIPHFIQLPIGGVHTLHGRSIAYATGIKLSNPSLEVIVNIGDGDGLGIGMGHFIHAGRRNIDMTVIVHDNGVYGLTKGQASPTLHRGLKTKSLPRPNINDAVNPISVALSAGYTFVARGYAYDVMHLKDLIVKAIKHKGLAFIDVLQPCPTYNDINTKEWYDKRIYKLDNDPTWDPKVKSEADQQTKFERAMLKALEWGDKIPIGVFYENELVPTFEERIMQNIPNYLDYYPAKQEIEKNGESTTRIDELIKAKRV, encoded by the coding sequence GTGCAGGAGCATAAACCGGTATTCGTAGATTGGTGCCCAGGCTGTGGAAACTTTGGAATATTAAGAGCAGAAGAAATGGCAATAAAGGAACTAGGGATAGATCCTAAAAAAGTTATAGTAGTATCAGGAATAGGTTGCTCGGGTAAGATACCTCACTTTATACAATTACCTATAGGAGGAGTACATACTTTACACGGAAGGTCTATAGCTTATGCTACCGGAATAAAATTATCTAATCCATCATTGGAAGTAATTGTAAATATAGGAGACGGTGACGGACTAGGTATAGGAATGGGACATTTTATTCATGCAGGTAGAAGAAATATTGATATGACAGTAATAGTTCACGACAATGGAGTTTACGGATTAACGAAAGGTCAAGCGTCACCTACTCTTCATAGAGGTTTAAAAACTAAGTCGTTACCTAGACCAAATATAAACGACGCTGTAAATCCAATTTCAGTAGCATTATCTGCAGGATATACCTTCGTTGCAAGAGGATATGCCTACGATGTAATGCACCTTAAAGATCTAATAGTTAAAGCAATTAAGCATAAAGGGTTAGCATTTATAGATGTTTTACAACCTTGTCCAACATATAATGATATAAATACTAAGGAATGGTATGATAAGAGAATTTACAAATTAGACAACGACCCCACTTGGGATCCTAAAGTAAAGAGTGAAGCTGACCAGCAAACAAAGTTTGAGAGGGCTATGTTAAAAGCGCTAGAATGGGGAGACAAAATACCTATTGGAGTATTTTATGAGAACGAGCTAGTTCCAACATTTGAAGAAAGAATAATGCAAAATATACCTAACTACTTAGATTATTATCCTGCAAAACAAGAAATAGAGAAAAACGGTGAATCTACCACTAGAATCGATGAGCTTATAAAAGCAAAAAGAGTTTAA
- a CDS encoding dehydrogenase, producing the protein MSQLSILQIAKMQEKEREETMSKLFQQLLGMKDEDKIKTLKDLIREMAEKATDEEYLNLCKTNLKLASTLPDDLLKAFIQLRMQASSQLPKDLHDRDMKLLTKALGEIDTQIREKIIRNMPK; encoded by the coding sequence ATGTCCCAGCTTTCTATTCTCCAAATAGCTAAAATGCAGGAAAAAGAAAGAGAAGAAACAATGAGTAAACTATTCCAACAACTCCTTGGGATGAAAGATGAGGATAAGATAAAGACTCTAAAAGATCTAATAAGAGAAATGGCAGAAAAAGCTACTGATGAAGAATATTTAAATTTATGCAAAACCAACCTTAAGTTAGCTTCAACATTACCTGATGACCTTCTAAAAGCTTTTATACAGTTAAGAATGCAAGCTTCTTCCCAATTACCCAAAGACTTACACGATAGAGACATGAAATTGTTAACTAAAGCCTTAGGAGAAATAGATACACAAATAAGAGAAAAAATAATTAGAAATATGCCAAAATAA
- a CDS encoding dihydrolipoyl dehydrogenase, translating into MIVDVLIAGAGGAGYPAAFRLDKAGLKVVMADPKGELGGNCLYQGCVPSKTLRELAHLYVRAKKLLGFNETISFEKAQDHKDFVQETRFKQHKQELAESSIEFYKGEVEIIDNHHAIIKDEKGDVQVEYKYLILATGSEPFKPKFPGSEYCITSDDLYKYKTSIRKLPKEMIIIGGGYIALETASIMNALGTKVHVLVRSDRVLRGLDSRLVSSLLSMLDKNIDIRFNSPVIEVQKIGDKDEYKVIYSEKSEKKEISANLVMLATGRRPAYPKGTEKLGLAIGKTGIMVDETIATNVKNVYAPGDVNGRSMFFHSAVRQSLVSAHNILAGTPIDYMDFQSVPISVFTIPSIAYVGILPEEAKRRGIDIIEASYPLSKDSRAQMYDEAEGEVRLFFERGSLRIIGGWIIGIDAPTMINEIGIAVANGLTARQMANYADQHPMSNESISYAARSIF; encoded by the coding sequence ATGATAGTAGATGTTTTGATAGCAGGAGCGGGTGGTGCAGGCTATCCAGCAGCATTTAGATTAGATAAAGCCGGATTAAAGGTAGTAATGGCTGATCCCAAAGGAGAACTAGGAGGTAACTGTTTATATCAAGGTTGTGTGCCTTCTAAGACGCTGAGAGAATTAGCACATCTGTACGTAAGAGCCAAGAAATTACTAGGATTTAATGAGACAATATCCTTTGAGAAAGCCCAAGATCATAAAGACTTTGTTCAAGAAACTAGGTTTAAGCAACATAAACAAGAATTGGCAGAATCTTCTATAGAATTTTATAAAGGAGAAGTAGAGATTATAGATAATCATCACGCAATAATCAAAGATGAGAAAGGAGATGTGCAGGTAGAGTACAAATACCTCATTTTAGCTACTGGAAGTGAGCCTTTTAAACCAAAATTCCCAGGTTCAGAATATTGTATAACCAGTGACGATCTTTATAAATATAAGACTTCGATAAGAAAATTACCTAAAGAAATGATAATAATTGGAGGAGGTTATATTGCTCTAGAAACTGCCTCTATTATGAATGCCTTAGGTACTAAAGTTCATGTATTAGTTAGGTCAGATAGAGTACTTAGAGGACTGGATAGTAGACTTGTGTCCTCGTTACTTTCAATGTTGGATAAGAACATTGATATAAGGTTTAACTCCCCAGTTATAGAAGTTCAGAAGATTGGAGATAAAGACGAGTATAAAGTAATATATTCCGAAAAATCAGAGAAAAAGGAAATTTCCGCAAATTTAGTTATGTTAGCTACAGGTAGAAGGCCAGCATATCCTAAGGGGACTGAAAAATTGGGTTTGGCAATAGGTAAAACAGGGATAATGGTTGATGAGACAATAGCAACTAATGTTAAAAACGTTTATGCACCGGGCGACGTGAATGGCAGATCAATGTTCTTCCATTCAGCAGTTAGGCAATCTTTAGTTTCTGCTCATAATATACTTGCAGGTACACCAATAGATTACATGGACTTTCAAAGCGTTCCAATTTCCGTTTTTACAATTCCTTCTATAGCTTATGTGGGAATATTACCAGAGGAGGCAAAAAGGAGAGGAATTGACATAATAGAAGCATCATATCCCTTGAGTAAAGATTCAAGAGCGCAAATGTATGATGAAGCCGAAGGAGAAGTTAGACTATTCTTTGAGAGAGGATCTTTAAGAATAATTGGAGGTTGGATAATAGGGATAGATGCGCCAACGATGATAAATGAAATAGGCATTGCAGTAGCTAATGGATTAACAGCTAGACAAATGGCTAATTATGCAGATCAACATCCTATGTCAAATGAAAGCATAAGTTATGCAGCAAGGAGCATATTTTGA
- a CDS encoding AAA family ATPase, protein MMMRANRIANRHKKVVSYIPSTRLEDLYDLKDVKKRLEEIAEEVKKGKTYGVILFGPPGTGKTSLSKAIANKLGWNFFQLNASDILSKWYGESEILLTSFLDKVESNQPAVLFIDEIDSFTMSREDDVHEVTHRLINILLNRIQEFHDKGDKILIIGTTNLPQEIDEAFLRPGRFDEIIYVPLPDEEGREEIWKGYIKDPNINYKLLAKRSERFSPADIKLIVDEVKSKIQNPTTEDYLKFIENFKPSVKISTLIKFENLAKKYSREKMIDKPFGVPDITWDDLGDLEKVKEIIRESVELPIKNREFAEKLGIKPVKGILLYGPPGTGKTSIAKAMANELKASFIILSGEEIASAQMRAPEVIAEKFNIARDNSPAVIFIDEIDMIAKNRMFNEWRNALTELLTQIDGIRETDDIILVGATNRPWDLDPAILRPGRIDKLIYVPPPDYEGRIKVLKVLTKGLEVDEKTIDEVAKITENYTPADLKLVVDEIRRNLLKEASITNTLRIKVNIDDFKNVLDKVKPSITKEELRMYESFKARF, encoded by the coding sequence ATGATGATGAGGGCTAATAGAATAGCTAATAGGCATAAGAAAGTTGTTAGCTACATACCAAGTACAAGGTTAGAAGACCTATACGATTTAAAAGACGTAAAGAAGAGGCTTGAAGAAATTGCTGAAGAGGTTAAAAAAGGTAAAACCTACGGTGTAATACTTTTTGGGCCTCCAGGAACGGGTAAAACAAGCCTATCGAAGGCCATCGCAAATAAACTAGGCTGGAATTTCTTTCAGTTGAACGCATCAGATATATTGAGTAAATGGTACGGAGAAAGTGAAATTTTACTAACTTCCTTCCTTGATAAAGTTGAATCAAATCAGCCTGCAGTACTTTTCATTGACGAAATAGATAGTTTTACAATGAGCAGAGAGGACGATGTACATGAGGTAACTCATAGGCTGATAAATATTCTATTAAATAGAATCCAAGAATTCCATGATAAAGGAGATAAAATACTCATAATAGGTACTACTAACTTGCCTCAAGAGATAGACGAGGCATTCCTTAGACCGGGAAGATTTGATGAAATAATTTATGTTCCTTTACCCGATGAAGAAGGAAGAGAAGAAATATGGAAAGGATACATCAAAGATCCTAATATAAATTACAAACTCTTAGCTAAGAGATCGGAAAGATTTTCTCCAGCAGATATTAAATTAATAGTAGATGAAGTTAAATCAAAAATTCAAAATCCTACAACTGAAGATTACCTAAAATTCATTGAGAATTTTAAACCATCGGTAAAAATTTCTACATTAATAAAATTCGAGAATTTAGCCAAGAAATACTCTAGGGAGAAAATGATCGATAAACCATTTGGAGTACCAGATATTACTTGGGACGATTTAGGAGACTTAGAAAAAGTCAAGGAAATAATAAGAGAATCTGTTGAATTACCAATAAAAAATAGAGAATTTGCTGAAAAATTGGGAATAAAACCAGTAAAAGGAATCTTACTTTATGGACCTCCCGGAACAGGAAAAACAAGCATTGCAAAAGCTATGGCTAATGAATTAAAAGCATCTTTCATAATTTTATCCGGAGAAGAAATCGCATCAGCACAAATGAGAGCACCAGAAGTAATAGCAGAAAAGTTTAACATTGCTAGAGACAATTCTCCTGCAGTAATATTCATTGACGAAATAGATATGATAGCAAAGAATAGAATGTTTAATGAATGGAGAAATGCGTTGACTGAACTTTTAACTCAAATAGATGGAATAAGGGAAACTGACGACATTATACTAGTTGGAGCAACTAATAGACCGTGGGATTTAGATCCAGCAATTTTAAGACCAGGGAGAATTGACAAATTAATTTACGTACCACCTCCAGATTACGAAGGAAGAATTAAAGTTCTTAAAGTATTAACTAAAGGCTTAGAAGTTGATGAAAAGACAATAGATGAAGTTGCTAAAATTACAGAAAACTATACACCAGCAGACTTGAAACTGGTTGTAGATGAGATAAGAAGAAATCTACTTAAGGAAGCTTCAATTACAAATACGCTTAGAATTAAAGTTAATATTGATGATTTTAAAAATGTTCTAGACAAGGTTAAACCCAGCATAACAAAAGAAGAACTAAGAATGTATGAAAGTTTTAAAGCTAGATTTTAA
- the thiI gene encoding tRNA uracil 4-sulfurtransferase ThiI, producing the protein MKLLIVRYDEIGVKSDVVRKKLEKLLIDNLKASASYFSCGEVKAEKGQGRIYLYGNIDCLKISSSKVFGVKSVSPAEKITFQNLNEIVDFAEKLWKNKIEGKRFAIRVRRVGKHDFTSIEAAARIADRFHGKVDLENPEAEVFVEIRQNEAYFYDEIIKGPGGLPLGSEGKALALVSGGIDSPVASWMIMKRGVALDILHCNISGPNNLSSIMKVIDKIKEWSQGYTPRVFIVDCGKIMEAIMKKVDIRLWSVAFKRALYLIAINYASKIGAKAIVTGESLGQVSSQTLSVLSGLQHKIDLLFLRPLIGFDKDEIIKLAREIGTFELSTKVPEYCALFSHKPRTKVTIEEIEKIDEALKEAIEETLKESEQMQTENYNVQIYLDKLPTSLQNTVIIDLRKEEEYKKSHLPNAIRLDPWEVMDFVLKTGKDKTYILYCEKGVVSGDLAYRLKKMGYNAFALKNPTLAA; encoded by the coding sequence GTGAAACTTCTAATAGTAAGATATGATGAAATAGGGGTAAAGAGTGACGTAGTAAGGAAAAAATTAGAGAAATTACTAATTGATAATTTAAAAGCTTCTGCAAGTTATTTCAGTTGTGGCGAGGTAAAAGCTGAAAAAGGTCAGGGCAGAATTTACCTTTACGGTAATATAGATTGTCTAAAAATTTCGTCATCTAAAGTATTCGGGGTAAAATCTGTAAGCCCTGCCGAGAAAATAACTTTCCAAAACTTAAATGAGATTGTAGATTTTGCTGAAAAATTATGGAAGAATAAAATTGAAGGAAAAAGATTTGCAATAAGGGTTAGAAGAGTAGGAAAACATGATTTTACTTCAATAGAGGCTGCAGCAAGAATTGCTGATAGATTCCATGGCAAAGTAGACTTAGAAAATCCAGAAGCAGAGGTATTCGTAGAGATAAGACAAAATGAGGCTTATTTTTACGACGAGATTATTAAAGGACCAGGAGGATTACCCCTAGGATCTGAAGGAAAAGCCTTAGCTTTAGTGTCCGGAGGAATAGATTCTCCAGTAGCTTCATGGATGATAATGAAAAGAGGTGTAGCATTAGATATTTTGCATTGTAATATCTCAGGACCTAATAATCTATCCTCGATCATGAAAGTAATAGATAAGATAAAAGAATGGTCACAAGGTTACACTCCTAGAGTTTTCATAGTAGATTGTGGAAAAATAATGGAAGCTATAATGAAGAAAGTAGACATTAGACTCTGGTCGGTGGCATTTAAGAGAGCACTATATTTAATAGCAATTAATTATGCAAGCAAGATAGGAGCTAAAGCAATAGTTACAGGGGAATCTTTAGGTCAAGTCTCTTCTCAAACACTTTCTGTTCTCAGTGGGCTTCAGCACAAAATAGATCTACTCTTTCTTAGACCTCTAATAGGCTTTGATAAGGATGAGATAATAAAATTAGCCAGAGAAATAGGGACATTCGAGCTTTCAACAAAGGTTCCAGAATATTGTGCTTTATTCTCTCATAAGCCTAGAACTAAAGTAACAATTGAAGAAATAGAAAAAATAGATGAAGCACTAAAAGAAGCCATTGAGGAGACTCTTAAAGAAAGCGAACAAATGCAGACTGAGAATTATAACGTTCAGATATATCTTGACAAATTACCTACATCGTTGCAAAATACAGTTATCATTGACCTTAGAAAAGAAGAGGAATATAAGAAAAGTCATCTACCCAATGCTATAAGACTTGATCCTTGGGAAGTTATGGATTTCGTTCTAAAGACGGGTAAAGATAAGACATACATCTTATATTGCGAGAAAGGAGTAGTTAGCGGAGACCTTGCATATAGACTTAAGAAAATGGGATATAATGCATTCGCATTAAAGAATCCTACGCTAGCTGCTTAG
- a CDS encoding elongator complex protein 3, translating to MIRYFYYFLNTHFFVLKKPVRTISGVAPVSIMTHPHRCPHGKCIFCPGGVEYNTPQSYYGREPTLMRAIENNFDPYCQVRSRLAQYFENGHFPNKVELIIMGGTFLSLPLDYQDWFVTNALEAMNNFPKKKEKGKFVYLEDAQLRNETAQIRCVGMTIETKPDWGKEWHANQMLRLGATKVELGVQTIYDDILKRVNRGHTVKDSIESTRILKDSGFKIVYHIMLGLPGADPDKDLETIKEIFANPDFMPDMLKIYPTLVVETAPLAELWKRGLYTPYDTDTLVEIISEAYRYIPKWVRIMRIQRDIPANIILAGNKKGNLRELVEKRAEEKGIEIKEIRYREVGVAWLHRKIKPDRISLHKEIYEASGGTEVFLSFESDNGLIIGYLRLRKPGNSHRKEIDEKTTIVRELHVYGEEVPIGEKKDEAYQHKGYGSALLKEAERISLEEFDAKKILVLSGIGVREYYRQKGYIRYGPYMAKQLA from the coding sequence ATGATAAGGTATTTTTATTATTTTTTAAACACACATTTTTTTGTGCTTAAAAAACCAGTTAGGACAATTTCTGGAGTAGCCCCAGTTTCTATAATGACTCATCCTCATAGATGTCCTCATGGTAAGTGCATTTTCTGTCCAGGAGGGGTTGAGTATAATACTCCACAAAGTTATTATGGCAGAGAACCCACTTTGATGAGAGCTATAGAGAATAATTTTGATCCCTACTGTCAAGTAAGATCTAGGCTAGCACAGTACTTTGAGAATGGTCACTTTCCTAATAAGGTGGAATTAATTATAATGGGTGGGACGTTTCTTTCTTTGCCTTTAGATTATCAAGACTGGTTTGTTACTAACGCATTAGAGGCAATGAATAATTTTCCTAAAAAGAAAGAGAAAGGCAAATTTGTGTATCTGGAAGATGCGCAATTAAGAAATGAGACCGCTCAAATTAGATGTGTTGGAATGACTATAGAAACTAAACCCGATTGGGGCAAGGAGTGGCATGCTAACCAAATGCTTAGGCTTGGAGCAACTAAAGTTGAATTGGGGGTTCAAACAATCTATGACGATATCCTAAAGAGGGTTAATAGGGGACACACAGTTAAGGATAGTATCGAATCCACTAGGATACTAAAGGACTCTGGGTTTAAGATAGTGTATCATATAATGTTAGGCTTACCTGGGGCTGATCCAGATAAGGATTTAGAGACAATAAAAGAAATTTTTGCTAATCCAGATTTTATGCCTGATATGCTAAAAATTTACCCTACTCTCGTAGTTGAAACTGCTCCCTTAGCAGAGTTATGGAAAAGAGGATTGTATACTCCTTATGATACTGATACTTTAGTTGAAATAATTTCTGAGGCGTACCGTTACATACCAAAGTGGGTAAGGATTATGAGAATACAGAGAGATATTCCAGCAAATATTATATTAGCAGGAAATAAGAAGGGAAATTTAAGAGAACTAGTTGAGAAAAGAGCTGAAGAAAAGGGAATAGAAATTAAAGAAATAAGGTATAGGGAAGTTGGAGTTGCTTGGCTACATAGGAAGATAAAACCCGATAGAATATCCCTACATAAAGAAATTTACGAGGCAAGTGGAGGTACAGAAGTTTTCTTATCGTTCGAGAGCGATAACGGACTTATAATAGGTTATCTGAGGTTAAGGAAACCAGGGAATTCGCATAGGAAAGAAATTGATGAGAAGACAACAATTGTTAGAGAATTACATGTATATGGAGAAGAAGTACCTATAGGCGAAAAGAAAGATGAAGCTTACCAACATAAGGGTTACGGTTCTGCTTTACTCAAAGAAGCTGAAAGAATTTCACTAGAGGAATTTGACGCTAAAAAGATTCTCGTTCTTTCTGGCATTGGAGTAAGAGAATACTATAGGCAAAAGGGGTACATAAGGTATGGGCCATACATGGCTAAGCAGCTAGCGTAG
- a CDS encoding MFS transporter gives MRLEWRNVLVSGMGVFTDGYNLYSISLAYYFISSSFHFVNLTLGLIIASSYYGAALSALLFGIIADKQGRKIMYGIDTALMTIGALLQAFSENIPELFVSRLILGMGIGADYVLSPIIVAENARAENRGKLMVITFAFMWGLGAVAAAFVEQMLILLHLPSYIIWRVVLGFGAVPAFSVIFLRRRIYETILFVSRVKPLEKDIKGIEKEIGKKLTIVKDTTPFIKRLKSSTLLIIASSILWMLYDMYSSTFSVYGPIVIAGNLGISAIEFTYIAQFAAGIPGQLICMSTIDKVGRKPLIVIGYAGVSFWLMMYFLLLYDPSLFGLHIAVPPNPLCAAKSLVGEAALLGFTFYLLNYLFSAIGPASIIGSAMVTPEIVPTKIRGTSQAISVSADRLSAALVSTAFPLLLAKYGLATMIGIYSLIALISSLITLFFIPETKKKELEVFENVTINQET, from the coding sequence ATGAGACTTGAATGGAGGAATGTTCTAGTCTCAGGGATGGGAGTTTTTACTGATGGTTATAATCTTTATTCAATCTCTCTTGCATATTACTTTATTTCCTCTTCTTTTCATTTTGTTAATCTTACTTTAGGTCTCATAATTGCTTCATCTTATTATGGTGCAGCATTATCGGCATTACTCTTTGGAATAATAGCAGATAAACAAGGCAGGAAAATAATGTATGGCATAGATACAGCGTTAATGACCATAGGTGCTTTATTACAAGCATTCTCGGAAAATATTCCAGAATTATTCGTATCAAGATTAATACTTGGAATGGGAATAGGCGCAGATTACGTTCTTTCACCGATAATAGTTGCAGAAAATGCTAGAGCAGAAAATAGAGGCAAACTTATGGTTATAACGTTTGCCTTCATGTGGGGATTAGGTGCAGTAGCTGCAGCGTTTGTAGAACAAATGTTAATTCTTTTACATTTGCCATCTTACATAATTTGGAGGGTTGTACTAGGATTCGGTGCTGTTCCTGCTTTTTCCGTAATTTTCCTAAGGAGAAGAATATACGAGACTATATTATTCGTAAGTAGAGTAAAGCCGTTGGAAAAAGATATTAAAGGAATAGAAAAAGAGATTGGTAAGAAACTTACAATAGTCAAAGATACAACTCCCTTCATAAAAAGGCTAAAATCTTCTACTTTGCTTATAATTGCTTCTTCTATTCTATGGATGCTCTACGACATGTATTCCTCGACTTTTTCGGTTTATGGGCCTATAGTTATAGCAGGTAATCTAGGTATTTCTGCTATAGAATTTACTTACATTGCACAATTTGCAGCAGGAATTCCTGGTCAATTAATATGTATGAGCACTATAGATAAGGTAGGAAGGAAACCTTTAATAGTAATTGGATATGCTGGAGTATCTTTCTGGTTAATGATGTATTTTCTCTTACTTTATGATCCTTCCCTTTTTGGTTTACATATAGCAGTTCCGCCTAATCCCTTATGTGCAGCAAAGTCGTTAGTAGGAGAGGCGGCCTTACTAGGTTTTACTTTCTATCTTTTAAACTATTTATTCTCAGCCATAGGTCCAGCCTCAATAATAGGCTCTGCTATGGTAACCCCAGAGATAGTTCCTACAAAAATTAGAGGTACCAGTCAGGCCATTAGCGTTAGTGCAGATAGATTATCAGCAGCATTAGTTTCTACGGCATTTCCTTTATTATTAGCTAAATATGGATTAGCTACAATGATTGGAATATATTCGTTAATAGCTTTAATTTCAAGCTTAATCACTCTGTTCTTTATTCCAGAAACTAAGAAGAAGGAATTGGAAGTATTTGAAAACGTAACAATTAACCAAGAGACTTAA